Genomic segment of Oryza sativa Japonica Group plastid, complete genome:
CCGTACTTTGTATCTGGAGTACTTCATCTAATTTCCTCCGCAGTCTTAGGCTTCGGTGGCATTTATCACGCGCTTCTGGGACCGGAGACTCTTGAAGAATCTTTTCCATTCTTTGGTTATGTGTGGAAAGATAGAAATAAAATGACTACAATTTTGGGTATTCACCTAATTTTGTTAGGTATAGGTGCTTTTCTTCTAGTACTCAAAGCTCTTTATTTTGGCGGTATATATGATACCTGGGCTCCTGGGGGAGGAGATGTAAGAAAAATTACCAATTTGACCCTTAGCCCCGGTGTTATATTTGGTTATTTACTAAAATCCCCTTTTGGGGGAGAGGGTTGGATTGTTAGTGTGGATGATTTAGAAGATATAATTGGGGGACATGTATGGTTGGGTTTCATTTGTGTATTTGGCGGAATTTGGCATATCTTAACCAAACCCTTCGCATGGGCTCGCCGTGCATTTGTATGGTCTGGAGAAGCTTACTTGTCTTATAGTTTAGGCGCTTTATCTGTCTTTGGTTTTATCGCTTGTTGTTTTGTCTGGTTCAATAATACAGCTTATCCGAGTGAGTTTTATGGACCTACTGGGCCAGAAGCTTCTCAAGCTCAAGCATTTACTTTTCTAGTTAGAGATCAGCGTCTTGGAGCTAATGTGGGATCTGCCCAAGGACCCACAGGTTTAGGTAAATATCTAATGCGTTCCCCAACGGGAGAGGTTATTTTTGGAGGGGAAACTATGCGTTTTTGGGACCTTCGTGCTCCATGGTTAGAACCTCTAAGGGGCCCCAACGGTTTGGAC
This window contains:
- the psbC gene encoding photosystem II 44 kDa protein (CP43), translated to MKILYSLRRFYHVETLFNGTFVLAGRDQETTGFAWWAGNARLINLSGKLLGAHVAHAGLIVFWAGAMNLFEVAHFVPEKPMYEQGLILLPHLATLGWGVGPGGEVLDTFPYFVSGVLHLISSAVLGFGGIYHALLGPETLEESFPFFGYVWKDRNKMTTILGIHLILLGIGAFLLVLKALYFGGIYDTWAPGGGDVRKITNLTLSPGVIFGYLLKSPFGGEGWIVSVDDLEDIIGGHVWLGFICVFGGIWHILTKPFAWARRAFVWSGEAYLSYSLGALSVFGFIACCFVWFNNTAYPSEFYGPTGPEASQAQAFTFLVRDQRLGANVGSAQGPTGLGKYLMRSPTGEVIFGGETMRFWDLRAPWLEPLRGPNGLDLSRLKKDIQPWQERRSAEYMTHAPLGSLNSVGGVATEINAVNYVSPRSWLATSHFVLGFFFFVGHLWHAGRARAAAAGFEKGIDRDLEPVLYMTPLN